The following are encoded in a window of Glandiceps talaboti chromosome 5, keGlaTala1.1, whole genome shotgun sequence genomic DNA:
- the LOC144435022 gene encoding fascin-like, giving the protein MDRGTEEYVVVGLRNKTQKYLTQEKFGMKIHASATTMKSKQRWKIEQPEGEVYMYIRSHLNCYLSADEKGNLTCREQTKGNDAKFRIEVEKDGRWAIRSFAHGYFIGGKDDYLHCFSRKKTDGELWDVKLGIHPQVHLRYVADMRYARLSSRSGEITVTEDLPWGQDALITLGFHEGKYTFQTCDDKYLHRDGTLVEEANDDTRFVLELHSGKVAFRDCEGCYLSPVGPGRVLKSRNKILQKDKLLMLEDSYPQGVLLAHNGKYISLKQGEALSANQNKHNLGNEETFQLEYHDTSGTWALRASIDKYWTLGPSSGIYAMTVTKDIPETHFTLEYDGKFVSIKASNDKYITALLNGHIFATADTVTEKEKFAFQLINRPLLVLRGEHGFVGVKSTSKLECNCVTYSLIHLNYHEGAYQFKIDGKWWSADDQGNLTIGGSDVVEFTMEFHKQNKVCIRAPNGCLVRGEQRGVFKVDGSKVEPDTLWEY; this is encoded by the exons ATGGACAGGGGCACTGAAGAATATGTGGTGGTAGGCTTGAGaaacaaaacacagaaataTTTGACGCAAGAAAAATTTGGTATGAAAATTCACGCAAGCGCCACAACAATGAAAAGCAAACAGAGGTGGAAAATTGAACAACCAGAAGGAgaagtttacatgtacatacggaGTCATTTAAATTGTTACTTGTCAGCAGACGAAAAGGGTAATCTCACTTGTCGGGAGCAAACAAAGGGAAACGACGCCAAATTTAGGATCGAAGTAGAAAAAGACGGCCGTTGGGCTATACGCAGCTTTGCTCATGGTTATTTCATCGGTGGAAAAGATGATTATCTACATTGCTTTAGTAGGAAGAAGACAGATGGTGAACTCTGGGACGTCAAACTGGGGATACATCCACAGGTCCATCTACGGTACGTTGCCGATATGCGTTACGCAAGGCTGAGCTCGAGAAGTGGCGAGATTACTGTGACGGAAGACCTTCCCTGGGGGCAAGATGCACTCATCACTCTCGGATTCCACGAGGGcaagtacacatttcaaacatGTGACGACAAATACTTACACAGAGACGGGACTCTAGTAGAAGAAGCAAACGACGACACCCGTTTTGTCCTTGAACTTCATTCCGGTAAAGTAGCGTTCAGAGATTGTGAAGGGTGTTATCTATCACCCGTTGGTCCTGGACGAGTTCTAAAAAGTCGAAATAAGATCCTCCAAAAAGATAAATTACTGATGTTGGAAGATAGTTATCCTCAAGGTGTACTCCTTGCTCATAATGGTAAATACATTTCGCTGAAACAAG GCGAAGCATTGTCTGCTAACCAAAACAAACATAATCTAGGAAATGAAGAGACCTTCCAATTAGAATATCATGACACAAGTGGCACGTGGGCGTTACGTGCATCCATCGACAAGTACTGGACACTTGGACCATCCTCTGGTATATATGCAATGACTGTCACAAA AGACATTCCTGAAACCCATTTCACATTAGAATACGATGGCAAATTCGTATCAATCAAAGCCAGCAATGATAAATACATCACCGCCCTACTCAACGGACACATCTTTGCCACGGCTGATACTGTCACCGAAAAGGAGAAATTCGCGTTCCAACTGATCAACCGCCCTCTATTGGTACTTCGTGGAGAGCATGGTTTCGTTGGTGTAAAGTCGACGTCAAAACTGGAATGTAATTGTGTCACGTACAGTCTTATTCATCTTAACTATCACGAAGGTGCATACCAATTTAAAATTGATGGTAAGTGGTG GTCCGCTGATGACCAAGGTAACTTGACGATTGGTGGCTCTGATGTTGTTGAATTCACGATGGAGTTTCATAAACAGAATAAAGTTTGCATTCGCGCCCCTAACGGCTGCCTTGTGAGAGGTGAACAGAGAGGTGTGTTCAAAGTTGATGGAAGTAAAGTGGAGCCTGACACACTGTGGGAATATTAA
- the LOC144435137 gene encoding fascin-like, which yields MSNGIGKGLVFGLINHSKRYLTQENFGFKINVQGKSMKSKQKWYVEQPDSDDVVYIRSHLDRYLSADEKGNVACEAEERGTDEKFMIEAGNDGRWAIKSHTHGYYLSGTDDDIRCFSKTKGNPELWTVHVGIHPQVHLRYVKGMRYAKLSGEELRVTEDLPWGQDALITLGFHEGKYTFQTRDDKYLHREGKMVEDLSEDTRFVLELHSGKVAFRDCEGCYLSPVGPNKTLKGRTKSTGKEEVFILEDSYPQGAFVAHNGKFVSSKQGQDLSANQDTIEDEETFQLEFNAKSGQWALRASIDKYWTLAHTAGIQVTTKKDVPESLFTLEYEGKFVTIKASNGKYVTAKPSGHLFAISDSVTDKEKFKFQLINRPLLVLRGEHGFVGVKPAATTNKLECNCNKYGLIHVIYEDGAYKFKGKEDKFWSVDNQGNLSMGGPDACEFTLEFHEQSKVSLRAPNGCLLKGEQSGIFRANGDCVEAGTLWEY from the exons ATGTCGAACGGTATCGGAAAGGGTTTGGTCTTCGGACTTATCAACCACAGCAAGAGATACTTGACGCAAGAGAACTTCGGTTTTAAGATCAACGTGCAGGGAAAGTCAATGAAAAGCAAACAGAAATGGTATGTTGAACAACCGGACTCCGACGACGTGGTGTATATCCGTAGTCACCTCGATAGATATTTGTCTGCCGATGAGAAAGGTAACGTGGCCTGCGAAGCCGAGGAAAGAGGTACCGATGAAAAATTCATGATAGAAGCTGGCAATGACGGTCGATGGGCAATTAAAAGTCATACTCATGGGTATTACCTGAGCGGTACGGACGATGACATTCGTTGCTTCAGTAAAACAAAAGGGAATCCTGAACTCTGGACTGTACACGTAGGCATTCATCCCCAGGTACATCTCCGTTACGTGAAAGGTATGCGGTATGCAAAACTCTCCGGTGAGGAACTGAGAGTGACAGAAGATCTACCTTGGGGGCAAGATGCTCTCATCACCCTCGGGTTTCATGAGGGTAAATATACATTCCAAACACGTGATGACAAATACCTACACAGAGAAGGGAAAATGGTCGAAGATCTCAGTGAAGACACCCGTTTTGTCCTTGAACTTCATTCCGGTAAAGTAGCGTTCAGAGATTGTGAAGGGTGTTACCTGTCCCCCGTTGGTCCAAACAAAACTCTCAAAGGCAGAACTAAGTCCACTGGCAAAGAAGAAGTGTTCATTCTCGAAGACAGTTACCCACAAGGTGCGTTCGTCGCACATAATGGCAAATTTGTTTCTTCTAAACAAG GCCAAGATCTATCAGCCAATCAAGATACAATTGAGGACGAAGAAACCTTCCAATTAGAATTCAACGCCAAGAGTGGTCAGTGGGCTTTGCGAGCATCAATTGATAAATACTGGACATTGGCGCACACAGCTGGAATTCAAGTGACTACTAAAAA GGACGTGCCTGAATCCCTTTTCACGTTAGAATATGAAGGTAAATTTGTGACAATCAAAGCCAGCAACGGAAAATACGTCACAGCCAAGCCCAGTGGTCATCTCTTCgccatttctgacagtgttacAGACAAGGAGAAATTCAAGTTCCAACTGATTAACCGCCCTCTATTGGTGCTTCGTGGAGAGCATGGTTTTGTGGGAGTAAAGCCTGCAGCAACAACCAACAAGTTAGAGTGTAACTGTAACAAATACGGTTTAATTCATGTTATCTATGAGGATGGTGCTTATAAGTTCAAAG gAAAGGAAGACAAATTCTGGTCTGTTGACAACCAAGGTAACCTGTCAATGGGTGGACCAGACGCCTGTGAATTCACGCTGGAGTTCCACGAGCAGAGCAAAGTCTCTCTACGAGCCCCCAACGGCTGTTTATTGAAAGGGGAACAGAGTGGCATCTTCAGGGCCAATGGTGACTGTGTCGAAGCCGGCACTCTGTGGGAATATTAA